In Cytobacillus oceanisediminis, the following proteins share a genomic window:
- the fbpA gene encoding Fur-regulated basic protein FbpA produces MQYLRKAIEKKRQYLIDLLVKSGSEYQHSEPALQKLTLTELEVIFKKHSNQSRY; encoded by the coding sequence ATGCAATATTTACGGAAAGCCATTGAAAAAAAACGGCAATATCTAATCGATCTGCTGGTCAAATCAGGAAGCGAATATCAGCATTCTGAACCGGCTCTGCAAAAGCTGACCTTAACAGAACTTGAGGTTATATTTAAAAAACACAGCAATCAAAGCCGTTATTAA
- a CDS encoding PadR family transcriptional regulator, which yields MEDKILRKLFLGFIQIHILHHAKKHPVFGAWMVEELKEHGYSISSGTLYPILHSMESDGLLHQEKKNVDGRIRKYYTATEKGITVLEEARKKAYELFKEIKD from the coding sequence TTGGAAGATAAAATATTGCGCAAGCTGTTCCTGGGGTTTATTCAAATCCATATTCTTCACCATGCAAAGAAGCACCCTGTTTTCGGCGCTTGGATGGTGGAAGAGCTGAAAGAGCATGGATATAGCATCAGTTCCGGAACATTGTATCCTATCCTGCATTCGATGGAGTCAGACGGGCTGCTTCATCAGGAGAAGAAAAATGTGGATGGCCGAATCCGTAAATATTATACCGCAACAGAAAAAGGAATTACGGTTCTGGAGGAAGCCAGAAAAAAAGCTTATGAGCTTTTTAAAGAGATTAAAGATTAA
- a CDS encoding chromate transporter: MHMNKNRTGLKSLLEILMVSTRLGLTSFGGPVAHLGYFHDEYVRRRKWMDEKSYADLVALCQFLPGPASSQVGIGIGVMRAGVAGGIMAFLGFTLPSVIALIIFAILLQGINPAEAGWIHGLKIVAVAVVAHAVLGMAQKLVPDLPRKTLALLAIIATLLWQTAITQVAVILISGFIGFLIYKKHADNDEARMEFPISKGFAIGCLVLFFALLIVLPILRELTALDWVALFDSFYRSGSLVFGGGHVVLPLLEREFVPTGWLSEEAFLAGYGAAQAVPGPLFTFAAYLGAVMNGWQGGLLATAAIFLPAFLLILGTLPFWDTLRRNPNIKGALMGVNAAVVGILIAAFYHPIWTSSILEPADFAFAAVLFSMLVYWKLPPWIIVVTGAIGGTILGSIF, translated from the coding sequence ATGCATATGAACAAAAACAGAACTGGCTTAAAATCTTTACTGGAAATATTAATGGTTTCAACAAGGCTTGGACTTACATCATTCGGGGGACCTGTAGCTCATCTAGGCTATTTTCACGATGAGTATGTCCGCAGAAGAAAATGGATGGATGAGAAAAGCTACGCAGACTTAGTTGCACTTTGTCAGTTCCTGCCCGGACCGGCGAGCAGCCAGGTTGGCATTGGCATTGGTGTCATGAGGGCTGGAGTAGCCGGCGGCATTATGGCTTTCCTTGGTTTTACATTACCATCTGTTATTGCCCTGATTATTTTTGCCATTCTTCTTCAAGGCATTAATCCGGCGGAAGCCGGCTGGATCCATGGACTCAAAATTGTCGCAGTAGCTGTAGTGGCTCACGCGGTCTTGGGAATGGCACAAAAGCTTGTACCTGACCTGCCGCGAAAAACGCTGGCACTGCTCGCGATTATCGCCACACTATTATGGCAGACTGCCATTACTCAGGTTGCGGTCATCCTTATCTCTGGTTTTATTGGATTTTTAATCTATAAGAAGCATGCAGATAACGATGAAGCACGGATGGAGTTTCCCATTTCAAAAGGTTTTGCCATTGGCTGTTTAGTGTTGTTTTTCGCCCTTTTAATAGTGCTTCCAATTTTAAGGGAGCTAACCGCATTGGATTGGGTTGCTCTTTTTGACAGCTTTTATCGCTCAGGATCTCTGGTTTTCGGGGGCGGCCATGTTGTCCTTCCCTTGCTGGAACGTGAATTTGTCCCAACAGGCTGGCTAAGTGAAGAAGCTTTTCTGGCTGGCTACGGTGCAGCTCAGGCAGTGCCAGGGCCGTTATTTACTTTTGCTGCCTATCTTGGAGCAGTGATGAATGGCTGGCAAGGCGGTTTGCTTGCAACGGCCGCGATCTTCCTGCCTGCGTTTCTGCTGATATTAGGCACCCTCCCATTTTGGGACACACTTCGCCGCAACCCTAACATAAAGGGTGCATTAATGGGTGTAAATGCTGCAGTTGTCGGCATTTTAATCGCTGCCTTTTATCATCCAATTTGGACCAGCAGCATCCTGGAGCCGGCTGATTTTGCCTTTGCAGCAGTACTATTCAGCATGCTTGTTTATTGGAAGCTGCCGCCCTGGATTATTGTTGTGACAGGTGCCATCGGCGGAACGATATTAGGATCAATTTTTTAA
- a CDS encoding PAS domain-containing sensor histidine kinase, translating to MDRNNQLPKKREIAPDSSDATILVNKFGIISYANEQAQEQFGYRVNELQGKSLKELLPEITLHETEEGKVVHQYGQHRNGQVFSIFYRINSFKQGEETYYLIVFHSVKDRSRLKKQQSYPLKELVDLQFALDESTIVAFTDKKGKITYVNEKFCEVSKYSADELVGKDHRIINSSYHSKDFMENLWETISSGEVWRGEIKNKAKDGTYYWVDTTIVPFIDDKGKPYKYLAIRKEITEYKRVVEELKNSVNELIDLKFALDASSIVAITDQKGTITYVNDQFCSISKYSREELLGQDHRIINSGFHTKEFFRDLWKTISSGKVWKGEIKNRAKDGTHYWVDTTIVPFLNEKGKPYQHLAIRHEVTQRKNAEEELQKMMTRIIDVQEDERKRLSRELHDGIGQNLYSHLITINRLQAEISHPLLDQMQDEAAEIIEELRDLSWELRPSVLDDLGLIPAIRSYLVRFSEHHNINVHFDCYLASRLSSNKEITIYRIIQEALTNIRKYAETDEAAVTIRQMEEEIRIVIEDKGIGFNVNEVSRGVGLFSMEERAKAAGGSIKVYSAETKGTRIVLEIPL from the coding sequence ATGGACAGGAATAATCAGTTGCCGAAAAAGAGAGAGATTGCTCCTGATTCCAGTGATGCAACGATTCTTGTTAATAAATTTGGGATCATCTCCTATGCGAACGAGCAGGCACAAGAGCAATTTGGATATAGGGTAAATGAGCTGCAGGGGAAGAGCCTAAAGGAACTGCTTCCTGAGATCACTCTGCATGAAACTGAAGAGGGCAAAGTGGTTCACCAATATGGCCAGCATCGTAATGGTCAGGTATTTTCAATCTTTTATAGAATCAATTCTTTCAAGCAGGGAGAAGAAACCTATTATTTAATCGTCTTTCATTCAGTCAAAGACCGTTCCCGATTAAAAAAGCAGCAATCATATCCATTAAAGGAATTGGTTGACCTGCAATTTGCCCTGGATGAATCAACAATTGTGGCCTTTACAGACAAAAAAGGAAAAATTACGTATGTGAATGAAAAGTTCTGTGAGGTGTCGAAATATTCTGCGGATGAGCTGGTTGGTAAAGACCATAGAATTATCAACTCATCATACCATTCCAAAGATTTTATGGAGAACCTTTGGGAAACCATTTCGAGCGGGGAAGTCTGGCGCGGTGAAATTAAAAACAAAGCTAAAGACGGAACTTATTATTGGGTGGATACCACGATCGTTCCCTTCATTGATGACAAAGGAAAGCCATATAAATACCTGGCCATCCGGAAGGAAATTACTGAATATAAGCGTGTTGTGGAGGAACTGAAAAATTCCGTAAACGAGCTGATTGATTTAAAGTTTGCCCTGGATGCTTCATCCATTGTGGCAATTACAGATCAGAAAGGCACCATTACGTATGTGAATGATCAATTCTGCAGCATCTCAAAATATTCACGGGAAGAATTGCTTGGACAGGATCATAGAATTATCAACTCAGGTTTCCACACCAAAGAATTTTTTAGAGATTTATGGAAGACGATTTCTTCCGGGAAGGTATGGAAAGGAGAGATCAAGAACAGAGCTAAGGATGGCACACATTATTGGGTGGATACCACAATCGTCCCTTTCCTTAATGAAAAAGGGAAACCCTATCAGCATCTTGCTATTCGCCATGAAGTCACGCAAAGAAAAAATGCAGAAGAAGAGCTGCAAAAAATGATGACCAGGATCATTGATGTTCAAGAAGATGAACGGAAAAGACTTTCGCGGGAGCTTCATGACGGAATAGGGCAGAATTTGTACAGCCATCTGATTACCATTAATAGGCTTCAGGCTGAAATTAGCCACCCGCTGCTTGATCAAATGCAGGATGAGGCTGCTGAAATCATTGAGGAACTGAGAGACCTTTCATGGGAGCTGCGTCCTTCTGTGCTTGATGATCTTGGTCTGATTCCAGCGATTCGATCCTACCTGGTCCGGTTCTCAGAACATCACAATATCAACGTCCATTTTGATTGCTACTTGGCTTCCCGTCTTAGTTCAAATAAAGAAATCACCATTTACAGGATCATTCAGGAAGCTCTGACAAACATAAGGAAATATGCTGAAACAGATGAAGCAGCAGTCACAATCAGGCAGATGGAAGAAGAAATCCGTATAGTCATTGAAGATAAAGGCATAGGGTTCAATGTTAATGAAGTCTCCAGAGGAGTCGGTCTTTTTAGCATGGAAGAACGAGCAAAAGCTGCGGGCGGTTCCATAAAAGTTTATTCAGCAGAAACTAAAGGGACAAGAATTGTACTTGAAATTCCGCTATAG
- a CDS encoding GAF domain-containing protein: protein MEYKGGSQGESTLIDQACEKVLTELDCDFVGLALQNTDGPDVRWHYAAGNSNEKYKRISVRYGKGIAGKVISTGRPMYVENFPENISGKALEYPIMLAEALKYAYAVPIHFKGIPKGVLLIGSRSGQPINENKQSTARNAARTLELKLNG from the coding sequence ATGGAATATAAGGGGGGCAGCCAGGGAGAAAGCACACTTATTGATCAGGCTTGTGAAAAGGTGCTGACAGAGCTGGACTGTGATTTTGTGGGATTGGCACTGCAAAATACAGATGGCCCGGATGTAAGATGGCATTATGCCGCTGGAAATAGCAACGAAAAATATAAGAGAATATCAGTAAGGTACGGCAAAGGCATTGCAGGAAAGGTGATTTCAACCGGAAGGCCGATGTACGTAGAAAACTTCCCAGAAAATATTTCCGGAAAAGCATTGGAATACCCGATTATGCTTGCTGAAGCCCTGAAGTATGCATATGCTGTTCCCATTCATTTTAAAGGGATCCCTAAAGGGGTCCTCCTGATCGGGAGCCGGTCCGGTCAGCCTATAAATGAAAACAAGCAAAGCACTGCAAGGAATGCAGCGAGGACACTTGAACTAAAGCTGAATGGTTAA
- a CDS encoding response regulator produces MITILLCDDHAVVRMGLKMLLNNHEDMQVVGEASEGNEGIQQALELKPDVVVMDLSMPHGKDGMSATSELKKLMPEIAILILTMHDDEEYLFRAIQAGASGCILKSAPHDELLAAIRSVASGNAYLHPSATKRLMEEYIGSVKQGNTDTFNLLSDREKEVLTLIAKGFSNKEIAEQLVISVKTVETHKGNLMEKLQMKTRPELVAYALKKGLLGYGI; encoded by the coding sequence TTGATCACTATTTTACTTTGCGACGACCACGCGGTAGTCCGAATGGGTTTGAAAATGCTTTTAAATAACCATGAAGACATGCAGGTGGTTGGTGAAGCTTCGGAAGGCAACGAGGGGATTCAGCAGGCTCTTGAATTAAAGCCTGATGTGGTAGTAATGGATTTGAGCATGCCCCATGGAAAAGATGGCATGTCGGCAACGTCAGAATTGAAAAAATTAATGCCGGAAATAGCGATCCTGATTTTGACCATGCATGATGATGAAGAGTATTTATTCAGGGCGATCCAAGCGGGTGCGTCCGGATGTATTTTAAAAAGTGCTCCTCATGATGAACTGCTCGCAGCAATCCGGTCTGTTGCAAGCGGGAATGCCTATTTGCATCCTTCTGCAACTAAAAGGCTGATGGAAGAATATATCGGTAGTGTAAAGCAGGGCAACACCGATACATTTAACCTGTTGTCTGACAGGGAAAAAGAGGTTCTTACATTAATAGCCAAAGGGTTTTCCAATAAGGAAATTGCTGAACAGCTTGTGATTAGTGTAAAGACAGTTGAAACCCATAAAGGTAATTTAATGGAAAAACTTCAGATGAAAACCAGGCCGGAACTTGTTGCCTATGCCTTAAAGAAAGGGCTGCTCGGTTATGGAATATAA
- a CDS encoding sensor histidine kinase has translation METQPAKKNISSYIIQSQEDEIKRIAMELHEGVGQTLYSLYTGMQFIQTAVDQPEMKGYVGDMAQMMEKTIQEIRLLAVELHPPALGTLGLLPALKSYLKLYTSTYGITVDLQNEGMEVQISERESITLFRVCQEALANIARYADTMSAAIYLQWKPGQLSISIEDKGKGFDVNAGMQKSTGLAAMIERMCLISGKCVISSKIGEGTTIDISLPLY, from the coding sequence ATGGAAACCCAGCCAGCAAAGAAAAATATTAGTTCCTATATTATTCAATCACAGGAAGATGAGATCAAGCGCATCGCCATGGAGCTTCACGAAGGGGTCGGGCAGACGCTTTACAGCTTATATACAGGCATGCAGTTCATTCAAACCGCTGTCGATCAGCCCGAGATGAAAGGCTATGTTGGAGATATGGCGCAAATGATGGAAAAAACAATTCAGGAAATCAGGCTTCTGGCTGTGGAATTGCATCCCCCTGCTCTGGGAACCCTCGGCCTGCTGCCGGCGCTGAAAAGTTATCTGAAATTATACACTTCCACATATGGAATTACAGTGGATCTTCAAAATGAGGGGATGGAAGTCCAAATCAGTGAAAGGGAAAGCATAACTTTGTTCCGAGTTTGCCAGGAAGCTTTGGCAAACATAGCCAGGTATGCTGACACAATGAGTGCAGCCATCTACCTGCAATGGAAACCGGGACAGCTTTCTATTAGCATTGAAGACAAGGGGAAGGGCTTTGATGTTAATGCTGGGATGCAAAAATCGACTGGCCTTGCTGCCATGATTGAAAGAATGTGTTTAATCAGCGGCAAGTGCGTCATCAGCTCCAAAATCGGTGAAGGGACTACAATAGATATCAGCCTTCCGTTATACTAA
- a CDS encoding nitrate/nitrite transporter yields MIRKIQLPLQTLNLVAGFMVWVLISSLMPFIKEDINIPADKLALVTAVPVILGSLLRIPLGYYANQFGARIIFILSFILLLFPVYYISIADSITDLLIGGLFLGLGGAVFSVGVTSLPKYYPKERHGFVNGIYGAGNLGTAITAFAAPVVATKFGWSLTVQIYLVLLGIFIAANFLLGDKKEVKVQTPLLEQIKGVYKNEKLWLLSLFYFITFGSFVAFTIYLPNFLVAHFELDKVDAGLRTAGFIVLATAMRPIGGWLADRFHSLILLMFVFGVYTISAVILSLSPSITWYTFGCLSIALSAGIGNGVIFKLVPMYFQKQAGIVNGIVSAMGGLGGFFPPLILTLLFNITGHYAIGFMALSEVALASLILVIWMYFQGKMEIASQVIDHTIEGILVTDKGGKIISVNPAFTEITGYKEEEVVGKNPNILKSGKQAKGFYQDLWTSIEKNGFWQGEIWNCRKDGEEYLQWLTISAIKNDAGDVVQYAGMFSDISSHRVKKAK; encoded by the coding sequence ATGATAAGAAAAATACAGCTGCCTTTGCAGACGTTAAACTTAGTAGCCGGGTTTATGGTTTGGGTGCTGATATCCTCCCTTATGCCGTTTATTAAGGAAGATATTAATATTCCAGCCGACAAGCTTGCCCTAGTAACAGCAGTTCCGGTAATCCTTGGATCACTGCTTCGTATTCCTCTGGGATATTATGCTAATCAGTTTGGTGCAAGAATAATCTTTATACTGAGCTTTATTCTTCTATTATTTCCAGTCTATTATATCAGTATAGCTGATTCAATTACTGATTTACTAATCGGGGGATTATTCCTCGGTCTTGGAGGAGCGGTGTTCTCTGTTGGTGTTACATCTCTTCCAAAGTATTATCCAAAGGAGCGTCATGGGTTTGTAAATGGAATATACGGGGCAGGTAATCTAGGAACAGCCATAACCGCATTTGCGGCTCCGGTTGTTGCCACAAAGTTTGGCTGGTCCCTAACCGTACAAATCTATCTTGTCTTGCTCGGAATCTTCATTGCAGCAAACTTCTTGCTTGGTGATAAAAAAGAAGTTAAGGTGCAGACACCGCTTCTGGAACAGATTAAAGGCGTCTATAAAAATGAAAAGCTGTGGCTGCTGAGCTTATTCTACTTCATTACTTTTGGATCATTTGTTGCGTTTACAATTTATCTTCCAAACTTCCTAGTAGCTCATTTTGAACTCGATAAAGTGGATGCAGGATTAAGGACTGCCGGATTTATCGTCCTTGCAACTGCCATGAGACCGATTGGCGGCTGGCTTGCAGACCGTTTCCATTCTTTAATTCTTCTAATGTTTGTTTTTGGAGTGTATACCATCTCTGCAGTAATTCTATCATTATCTCCGTCCATTACATGGTATACATTCGGATGCTTAAGCATTGCACTATCAGCTGGAATTGGGAATGGTGTTATCTTTAAGCTGGTGCCTATGTACTTCCAGAAGCAGGCGGGTATCGTGAACGGAATTGTTTCCGCAATGGGCGGCCTGGGAGGATTTTTCCCGCCGCTGATATTGACCCTGTTATTTAATATTACTGGGCATTATGCGATTGGCTTTATGGCATTGTCCGAAGTGGCGCTTGCCAGCCTGATTCTAGTTATTTGGATGTACTTCCAAGGTAAAATGGAAATTGCGAGCCAGGTGATTGATCATACAATTGAAGGAATTCTGGTAACGGATAAGGGCGGTAAAATAATCTCTGTAAACCCTGCTTTTACAGAAATAACCGGGTACAAGGAAGAAGAAGTAGTCGGCAAAAATCCGAATATCCTTAAATCAGGAAAGCAGGCTAAGGGCTTTTACCAGGACTTATGGACTTCAATCGAAAAAAATGGATTCTGGCAAGGGGAAATATGGAATTGCCGCAAAGACGGAGAGGAATATCTCCAATGGCTTACCATTAGTGCGATTAAAAATGATGCTGGAGATGTAGTTCAATATGCTGGCATGTTCAGTGACATTTCCAGCCATCGGGTAAAAAAAGCAAAATAA
- a CDS encoding Rieske (2Fe-2S) protein has protein sequence MSDKNNKIPFNEDNYTHNIERNNERKLDRRGFMKTLVGAAGVFAVSSLPWGAVAAKELMGLGEKEYPHKKITEVSKLPIGDAVEFKFPGDHDDAILIRLSENKYVAYQNACTHLRCPVFWVKEQGEMICPCHHGKFDVETGSPTAGPPRRPLPEIQVKVENGAIFAVRVKRYEA, from the coding sequence ATGTCTGATAAGAATAACAAGATTCCCTTTAATGAAGATAATTATACGCATAATATCGAACGGAATAACGAAAGAAAACTGGATAGAAGGGGTTTCATGAAAACTTTGGTTGGTGCCGCCGGTGTATTTGCGGTTTCCTCCCTTCCCTGGGGGGCAGTGGCTGCCAAAGAATTAATGGGGCTTGGCGAAAAAGAATATCCTCATAAGAAAATAACCGAAGTAAGCAAGCTGCCAATCGGCGATGCAGTAGAGTTCAAGTTTCCTGGGGATCATGATGACGCGATTTTGATCCGTTTATCAGAAAACAAATATGTTGCTTATCAGAATGCGTGTACACATTTGCGCTGCCCGGTATTTTGGGTGAAGGAGCAAGGTGAAATGATATGCCCTTGCCACCACGGCAAGTTCGATGTGGAGACTGGTTCGCCAACTGCGGGGCCGCCAAGAAGGCCGCTTCCGGAAATCCAGGTTAAGGTGGAGAATGGGGCAATCTTTGCAGTGAGGGTGAAACGTTATGAAGCGTAG
- a CDS encoding 4Fe-4S dicluster domain-containing protein has product MKKRLYLELENCIGCRSCLAACTQCGGHEERNRNYVYDVNPLVNRQTMPLMCLHCENPACARSCPAQAIQIHETGAVLSALVEKCIGCQNCTIACPYGIPKFDQEQNLMYKCDLCIDRTKDGIPPMCASVCPSNTLQWLTDEEIENKKKQFNLDNGKWVTSMPYLEGETNVKVNLPGILQGITKLF; this is encoded by the coding sequence ATGAAGAAGAGGCTGTATTTAGAACTTGAAAACTGTATAGGATGCCGTTCTTGTCTGGCAGCATGTACACAATGCGGGGGGCATGAGGAGCGCAACAGAAACTATGTGTATGATGTAAATCCTCTTGTGAACCGGCAGACTATGCCTCTCATGTGCCTTCACTGTGAAAATCCGGCATGTGCCCGAAGCTGTCCGGCCCAGGCCATTCAAATTCATGAGACAGGCGCTGTGTTATCTGCACTTGTGGAAAAGTGCATTGGCTGCCAGAACTGTACAATAGCCTGCCCATATGGCATACCGAAATTTGATCAAGAGCAGAACTTAATGTACAAATGCGACCTATGTATTGACCGTACTAAAGATGGAATTCCTCCTATGTGTGCGAGTGTATGTCCATCCAATACACTGCAATGGCTGACAGATGAAGAAATTGAAAACAAGAAGAAGCAATTTAACCTTGATAACGGCAAATGGGTAACAAGCATGCCATATCTTGAAGGCGAAACAAACGTAAAGGTAAATCTGCCGGGAATCCTGCAGGGGATTACAAAGCTGTTTTAG
- a CDS encoding molybdopterin oxidoreductase family protein, translated as MQRDKFFKEIENLNHPNEKLIKTHCSYCGMQCGMNLRVNTQTNKIIGVEPRYDWPVTVGKMCPKGVTAYQQTNHKDRLLKPLIRDDASLKGTAEGFREASWDEAYDLIATKFKELQTEYGKDSLSVFSGVSMTNEKCYLTGKFARVALATRYIDYNGRFCMSSAAGGFLRSFGVDRGSTLPWTDIHETDCLFIAGSNTAECHPTSMFRIWNVQERGGYIIVVDPRETPIARRADLHLDLQPGTDLALANGIVNQLIEMGYIDEEFINKHTNGFEETKELVKDFTPEYTSMLTGVAPEKIIRAAEIYGKAPNAVVMFARGVEQQHKGVDNVSAYTNMALVTGKIGRPKAGVATFTGQGNGQGGREHGQKSDLLPGYRKITNPKHVEEVCSVWGITPEEMPQPGVSAYEMIELMEQKTIRGLYLLCSNPAVSAPNQNFVRKAFKTLDFMVCSDFYLSESAEFADVVLPAVTWSEDEGTVTNIEGRIIKINKAQEPVGESKPDWQIQVELAERLGKGKYFSHLKTARDVADEFRLATKGGYADYYGATWDKIDKQDGVFWPCKNENDEGTPHMFLDKKFYHPDGKAKICALPYRPPAEEPCEKYPLRLTTGRVVYHYLSGNQTRRIPFLHDMCPEPFVEIHPETASKYDMEHEERVRLFTRRGEAIYKVKITEAIRKDTVFVPYHFGHEDSINLLTIAALDPISRMPEFKACAAQLEKVELKKVQ; from the coding sequence ATGCAAAGGGATAAGTTTTTTAAAGAAATTGAGAATCTAAACCATCCGAATGAAAAATTGATCAAAACACACTGCAGCTATTGCGGCATGCAATGCGGAATGAACTTGAGGGTTAATACACAGACGAATAAAATCATCGGGGTCGAGCCCCGTTATGACTGGCCGGTTACTGTCGGGAAAATGTGTCCGAAAGGAGTTACCGCCTACCAGCAGACCAACCACAAAGACCGCCTGCTGAAACCGCTGATCCGGGATGATGCTTCTTTGAAAGGAACGGCAGAAGGGTTCCGTGAAGCAAGCTGGGATGAAGCATACGATTTAATTGCAACAAAATTCAAAGAGCTTCAAACAGAATACGGAAAAGATTCACTCTCCGTCTTCAGCGGGGTTTCAATGACAAATGAAAAATGTTATTTGACAGGTAAATTTGCCCGTGTTGCTCTTGCAACAAGATATATTGACTATAACGGCCGTTTCTGTATGTCAAGCGCTGCCGGCGGATTCCTCCGTTCTTTCGGAGTGGATAGAGGGTCAACATTGCCTTGGACAGATATTCATGAAACAGATTGCCTGTTTATCGCTGGAAGCAATACAGCTGAATGCCATCCAACTTCTATGTTCCGCATTTGGAACGTTCAGGAAAGAGGCGGTTATATCATTGTAGTTGATCCCCGTGAAACTCCAATTGCCAGAAGAGCTGACCTTCATCTCGACCTGCAGCCCGGAACAGACCTTGCACTTGCAAACGGGATTGTTAATCAATTGATTGAAATGGGCTATATAGATGAAGAGTTCATTAATAAACACACGAACGGATTTGAAGAAACAAAGGAACTTGTAAAGGATTTCACACCTGAATATACAAGCATGCTGACTGGTGTGGCACCGGAAAAAATCATTCGCGCCGCCGAAATATACGGAAAAGCTCCAAATGCAGTTGTCATGTTTGCACGAGGTGTTGAACAGCAGCATAAGGGTGTTGATAATGTTTCCGCCTACACCAATATGGCGCTTGTTACTGGAAAGATTGGCCGTCCTAAAGCCGGAGTAGCTACATTCACTGGACAGGGCAATGGACAGGGCGGAAGAGAGCATGGACAAAAATCAGATTTGCTTCCAGGCTACCGAAAAATTACAAACCCAAAACATGTTGAAGAAGTATGCAGTGTTTGGGGAATCACACCTGAAGAAATGCCGCAGCCTGGTGTATCTGCTTATGAAATGATTGAGCTGATGGAGCAAAAAACGATTCGCGGTTTATACCTTCTATGTTCGAATCCTGCTGTATCTGCACCAAATCAAAATTTTGTCAGAAAAGCATTTAAGACCTTGGATTTCATGGTATGCTCCGATTTCTACCTATCTGAATCGGCAGAATTTGCAGATGTTGTTCTTCCGGCTGTCACATGGTCAGAGGATGAAGGAACAGTAACAAATATTGAAGGCCGCATTATAAAGATCAATAAGGCTCAGGAACCTGTTGGGGAATCGAAGCCGGACTGGCAGATCCAAGTGGAGCTGGCTGAGCGCTTAGGAAAAGGAAAATACTTTTCTCACCTAAAAACAGCAAGAGATGTTGCAGATGAGTTCAGACTGGCTACCAAGGGCGGCTATGCTGATTACTATGGAGCTACATGGGATAAAATCGACAAGCAGGATGGAGTTTTCTGGCCATGCAAAAATGAAAATGATGAAGGGACACCACATATGTTCCTTGATAAGAAATTTTATCATCCGGATGGCAAAGCAAAAATATGCGCGCTGCCATACCGTCCGCCAGCTGAAGAACCATGTGAAAAATATCCGCTCCGTTTAACAACTGGCCGGGTGGTTTACCACTACCTATCAGGCAATCAGACTAGAAGAATTCCATTCCTTCATGATATGTGCCCTGAACCATTTGTGGAGATCCACCCGGAAACAGCATCAAAATATGATATGGAACATGAAGAAAGGGTCCGTTTATTTACAAGAAGAGGCGAGGCCATCTATAAAGTCAAAATTACGGAAGCCATCCGCAAGGATACCGTCTTTGTTCCATACCATTTTGGACATGAAGATTCTATTAATCTATTAACGATTGCAGCGTTAGATCCTATATCCCGAATGCCTGAGTTCAAGGCATGTGCTGCACAGCTGGAAAAAGTCGAATTAAAGAAGGTGCAATAA
- a CDS encoding hydrolase, with the protein MEQTKKTYYIDIENAQIYTEPVEAAEWQFKIFATDEDLAQLNEYINENYEADLKTFARAHVPFLEYHKESKNDEYDASMEGIYKMIYDLGDDEARRHIEGMGIL; encoded by the coding sequence ATGGAACAAACAAAAAAAACATATTATATAGATATTGAAAATGCGCAGATATACACAGAACCGGTTGAAGCAGCCGAATGGCAGTTTAAAATTTTTGCCACAGACGAAGATTTAGCTCAGTTAAATGAATACATTAATGAGAATTATGAGGCAGATCTTAAAACATTTGCCCGTGCACATGTCCCTTTCCTGGAGTACCACAAAGAATCAAAAAATGATGAATATGATGCATCCATGGAAGGCATATATAAAATGATTTATGATCTGGGTGATGACGAAGCCCGGAGACATATAGAAGGGATGGGAATATTATAA